The DNA window CAGCTCCCCATTGGTTCGGCGTGTAACAGTCGGCCAGCCACAATAGCCCTTCGGGCCAGTGGTAATCGTTTTGATGTCCCGGGGGCTGCATGGTTCGCCTGCCCGGCTGGGGAGCGGATTGATGAGCGAAACCGTGCCGGCGACCGATGTGCCGAGGAATGTGCGGCGAGTGACGCGACCAAAAGAAGTTTCAGAGCGATTCTGCATCGGCGTCTTCTCCTCGTATTCATGAAAGGGAATGAAGTGTATCGACTTTAAAACAGCGTCCGTCGCTTCTGGTTGAATTCCACAAGCACGTCCGGTCCGGCCGGATGGAGCAGGCCTGCCAGCGGTTCCCTGTCGATGACATCGGGACTCAACCAGCGGGTCTGGTCTTCAAAGCTGGTTAGAACGATCGGCATGCGGTGGTGCCCGACACTGGCGATCAGCGGGTTTGGTTCGGTGGTGAGGAACGTGTACGACTCCACCGTTTCTTCGTCGTTACGCCAGCGTTCCCACAGTCCGGCGAACGCGAATGGCTCTCCACTCGGCTGGGCGAACCAGTGCTCTTTCTCATCGAAGCGAAGAACGGGGATTAGACAACGGCGGGACTTGAAAGCGGCTCGATACGTCGGCTTTTCGTGCACCGTTTCGGAGCGGGCGTTGAAGCACTGCCGCTGGAACGATTTGCGGGACTTTGACTTCGCGGAAGGCTTCCACCATGGAGGAAGCAGGCCCCATTGCATCGGCACAAGTTCGCGTTCGCCATCGGCATCGAGACGAACGACCGGTCCCATCGAGAGCGGGTAGAGATCCTGATCGAAGTCGTCGTGGCATTCATTGCGGACGACATCGAAGATCTCGGCGAGCATGGCCGGGCTGACATTGACGTTGTATCGATGGCACATCCCACTATTGAACTCGATTGACGCGGTCTTCGCAATTCAGCTGAAGTCTCGCGACTTGCCGATGCGGGAGAATTCTTCCGACAAATCCCACATGCGATCGACGACCACGTGCACGACCGACGACTCCCGCTGGAGAATTCCACGGACCATCATCGCGGTCGCCGTGCGAGCCGTGACGCGGAAGCGTTCCCAGGTGTTGGGATGCACGACGAGATTGGTGATGCCGGTTTCGTCTTCCAGCGTCATGAAGGTAATCCCTTTGGCGGTTCCCGGTCGCTGTCGCAACAGGATCAACCCGGCGACTTTCACTTTGCGATCAGCGGGGTACGTTTCCAGAGCGGCGGCCGGAAGAGCTTTCATCTGTTTCAAACGCGAACGAATGAATGAAACCGGATGGCGTTTGAGCGTCAGTCCGGTGTGACGATAGTCGTGCACCACTTCCGCCAGCGGAGCCATTCCCGGCAATGCTTTCGGAAGAGCGTCATTCGATTGCGATTCGAGCAGGGTTTGCGTGAAACGTTCCGGCAACGATTCCCACAGCGCTTCGCGGCGGCTCAACTTGAGCGATCCAAACGCGTCGGCTCGGGCCAGTCGGGAGAGCACGCTGTTAGAAACGCCGGCCCGGTTGGCGACATCATCGATACTGAGGTAAGGCCGATCTCCCCGAGCCGCGACAATCTTCTCGGCTTCGCTCTGTTTCAGACCACTCACCATGCGGAAACCGAGCCGGACCGATCGATGTCTGGCGCTGGGTTTCTGCTCCAGTGTGCAGTCCCAGTCGCTGGAGTTGACATCAACTCGCCGAATTTCAACGCCATGCTCGCGAGCATCCCGGACAAGCGTGGCCGGCTGATAGAACCCGAGCGGCTGGCTGTTGAGCATCGCTGCCAGAAAGACATCGGGATAGTGACACTTCAGCCAGGAAGAAACATAAACCAGCAGCGCGAAGCTGGCCGCATGCGATTCTGGGAAACCGTATTCGCCAAAGCCGCGAATCTGGTTGAAGAGCCGCTCGGCAAACTCTTCGCTGTAACCGCGAGCCTGCATTCCCTGACTCAGCTTCTGATGAAAAGCATCCATCACTCCCGACTTTCGCCAGGCCCCCATGGCCCGTCGCAATTGGTCGGCTTCGCCCGGCGTGAAGCCGGCCGCCACCACGGCGAGTTTCATCGCCTGTTCCTGAAAGATCGGTACGCCGAGTGTGCGATGCAGCACCTGCCGCACTTCTTCACTGGGATACTCGACCGCTTCCAGTCCATCCCGTCGTCGTAAATAGGGATGGACCATGTCTCCCTGAATCGGCCCGGGGCGGACCAGCGAAACTTCGATGACGAGATCGTAGAACTCTTTCGGCTTGAGCCGGGGAAGCATGCTCATCTGAGCCCGGCTTTCAATCTGAAAGACGCCGATCGTGTCGGCTCTTTGCATCATTTCATAAGTCGCCGGATCTTCCGCCGGCACTGTCGCCAGAGTCAACGGACGTTGATAATGCCGTTCCAGAAGATCGAAGCACTTTCGCACGGCGGTGAGCATGCCGAGTGCCAGACAGTCGACTTTGAGGATGCCGAGAGCGTCGAGATCATCCTTGTCCCATTCCACGACCGTCCGTCCAGGCATCGAAGCATTCTCGATTGGCACGATCTCGCAGAGGGGACTGTTGGTCATCACCATGCCGCCCGTGTGCTGCGACAGATGCCGGGGGAAGCCGAGGATGTCGATGACAAGCCGGTGTATCAGCTGGCCGAGACCGGAGTCCGGAGACAGCCCCGCTTCCTCCATTCGCCGGCCGACCTTATTCACTTCGTTGTACCGTTCGAAGTTCTTCGCGAGCCGATCGATGCTGTCGAGTGAGAGTCCGAGCGCTTTGCCGACATCCCGCATCGCCGATTTGAGACGGTAGGTAATGAGCGTGGCTGTCATCCCGGCTCGTTCGCGGCCGTATTTCTCGTAGATGTACTGCAGCACTTCTTCGCGGCGTTCGTGCTCGAAGTCGATGTCGATATCGGGAGCTTCATCGCGTTCTTTGGATATGAAGCGTTCGAACAGCACATCGATGCGAGCCGGGTCGACCGAAGTGACGCCGAGGCAATAACAGACGGCGGAGTTGGCGGCTGACCCGCGCCCCTGACAGAGAATGTCTCGGCTGCGGGCGAAGCGGACGAGATCGTACACCGTCAGGAAGTAGGCTTCGTAATGGAGCTCGGAGATCAATTCGAGTTCATGCTCGACGAGTTGTCGGACGTTGTCCGGGATGCCGTCCGGGTAACGTTCCGCAGCTCCCTGCCAGGTGAGTTCGTTCAGATACTGCGAGACCGTGAGGCCGGGCGGGCAGAGTTCTTCGGGATATTCGTAACGGAGTTCATCGAGCGAGAACTGGCAGCAATCGGCAATGGCAGCCGTGCGACGAATCAACTCGGGATGACTTCCGAAGTGAGACTGCATCTGCTGTGGCGATTTGAGGTATCGTTCCGCGTTGGGAAACATCCGCAGTCCGAGGTCGGCGACGGCACAACGATGGCGGGTGGCGGTCAGCACATCCTGCAGGACGCGACGGCCGGGCACGTGATAGTAAACATCGTTGGAAGCGGCGGGGAGAACGCCGGCGGCTTTCGCGGTCTGCAGCTGCTCGGCCAGCAGATAGTCATCCCGATCGGTCAGATGGCGATGGGCCAGTCCGTAACAGCGATCCCCATAGAGTTCCCGGTAACGGATCAGATCGTCGACACTGCAGTTGACGGTCGACTCCGTCGGCCGGGCCAGCAGCGGGACACAGGCAATCAGATCGGCGGAGAACTCGGTCAGGTCCCGGAATCGAAGTTCACAACTCCCCTTCTCTGCCCGGGTGCGGCCGCGGGTGATGAGCCGACATAACTGACTGTAACCATTCCGGTTCATGCAGAGCAGAACAACAGGCGGAGCATCGACCGGAGTAATCTCGGCTCCAATCAGCAGCTTGAGGCTGGCCTGTTTCGCGGCCACATGAGCCCGAACAACCCCGGCGAGCGTGTTGCGATCGGTGATTGCCATCGCCCGGTAGCCAAGTTCGGCCGCTCGTTCGACCAGCTCATCCGGATGCGAGGCTCCCTCCAGAAACGAGAAGTTCGACTTGCACTGCAGTTCGGCAAACGGCAGCGCGCGGTCTTCCCGCGATCCGGCCCGCTGAGCATGAATCTCGGGGTGAACCTGTCGAGCTTTCTCAAAGGCGAGTTCGGGCATTCGGGGCAATCAGTGGTGCAGGTCAGGTATTTATAAGGATGGCCCAGAGATTCATCTCTGAGTGACGAAGTCACAAGCGGTTTGTCTTCGATCTGTTTTCAGTCAGTCCAGGTACGTGATTGCCGGCCTTTGTTGCGGGCGCGGGACTTACAGCAACGAGAGTTTTGCCGGGTAGCCCCGGTTGCTCCGCTACCGGGGCCGACGCAGTCGGCAAGAGGTTCCAACGATCAATTCAAATTGAAGGCGTGTTGATGGACCTCTTGTGGCTTCGCCACCCCGGTTGAATCAACCGGGGCTACCCCTTTGGCATGATTCATAATGTGAATTCACGAAGAGCGGTGAAGACAAGCCTCCTGTTGCTGCGCAACACAGAGATGAATCTCTGTGCCATCCCTTCGTGTCCTGCGGGGATTAATCAAAGCAGCCGTGTAAGTACCAGTCGCGTTGTTCCCTTCTTCGAAAGAGCCAGAATCGCTGGTGGGTCGTGGTTTCGACGCGGTAGTAATCGCGGCGGATGGCATCGTCCCGCCACCAGCCGGTTTCAAGTCGTTCGGGGCCCCAGGTGATCTCGGCGATGTGTTCCTGTTGATCCCACCAGAACCGCAACGGCGGACCGTTCGGGATCACGGAATTCACCCGGATGGCGATCGGCTCGGAGAACAGTGACAGCGGCCGTAGCGGGCGGGAGAAGAGGGATTCGTTCTTTCGCACCGCCATCGGAGGTTCCAGAGCCGGGGTGAAACTCACGCTCCGTTCGGGCTGGACGTCTTCGACCAGTTCCGCTTTCAAGACCGCCTGATCGCCGAGACGCGTGGTGAGTCGGTTGATGAGTGTTTCGTACTCGCGGGTTTCGATCGTCGAATCGTCTTCGAACAACGTGCGGCGACGAAAGCGGAGCGATGCAGTTTCCGCGGCTCGCAGCACAACGCGGTCAATCTCGACACGCAGCTGCATGGTCTCCAGCTTGAGAGCGATCAGGTTCCACAGCTCCTGCTCGGCCAGTGTGGGGCGGATTGTGCCGAGAGTCAACTCGAGTACAGGTTCCTTCCCGTTAAACAGCTGAACCTGCAGTCGTAACAGGCCGTGCTGCTGCTTCTCCAGTTGAGCCAGCAAATCCTGAAGCACCCGTTTCAGCACAATCTCGATGAGATACTTCTCGGTGATCGGATACTCGAGAACTTCATCGGTCCAGACCGGTTCGGGCAACACTTCCGGAACGAGGACTTCGGTTCGGTGACCCTGGAACTGTTCGAGTCGCGCAGGAAGTTCCTCGCCAAACCGGGGCTTCAACGATTCTCGCGGCAGCCGGAGAATCTGGTCGATCTCTTTCAGATCAAACTCCCGCAGTCGAGCGGACAGAGCGTCCGAAAGGCGCAGCGCTTCCACCGGCAGTCGTGGTGAGGACTTCTGGGAATCGACGATCTGAAAACTGTTCGAGCGATGGACGCCGTAATGAGCCACGCCCCACGCCATGCCAACCGTATCAGCAATGGCGATGCGGCCTGCGAGTCCACGATCGTTGAGGAACGTGATTAGCTGGCGACAGAACTCTCGCTCGCTGCCATACAGATGAATGCAGCCGGTCAGATCGAACAGCAGGCTGTCGAGCGGAGGTGTTTCTTCAATGCCGACAATGGGGCTGAAGCACTGGCAGGCGATCGCCAGTCGGCGGAGCGCGTGGTAATCGCGAGCCGGACTGGCTTCGAGAATCTGCACCGGCTGCGACCAGCGAAGTTTGGCATCGGTGAGCGGCATGCCCGTGCGGATGCCTTCCCGGGCAAGATCGGCGGAAGTCTGAACGACCACCTCGCCAACGCGGGCCAGCTTCTCGAAGAACAGCAGCGGAGTTCGTTTATGCTCGGGCTTGTCCTGGCGGTAACATTGAATGGACCAGCGGGGGAGCCACAGGCAGGCGATGCGTCTTGTCATCGGTCAGGCGTCCTGTCAGTTCGTCAAAGTGCACTCGTATTTCCCGGTTTCCTTCCAGGCTCTGCACGCGTCCCTGTGCTCGTCCTCCTTCAAGTTGAATTCGTAACGGTCGTCTCTCCATCAGTCCCGATGTCGGCAACGGCTCGATCCGCAATCGGAGGTCGGCCCAGCGTGATCCGGCTGCATGAGCCGTGTTCTGCACCAGGAAGCCGAGTGTCTTCCCGGTTTCGGCGGCCAGTAGAAACCGGCGATAAACCGTGTTCGCCTGATAGCGGGAGACATCGAGCCCCAAACAGAAGACCGCCCCGATTCC is part of the Rubinisphaera margarita genome and encodes:
- a CDS encoding SOS response-associated peptidase, coding for MCHRYNVNVSPAMLAEIFDVVRNECHDDFDQDLYPLSMGPVVRLDADGERELVPMQWGLLPPWWKPSAKSKSRKSFQRQCFNARSETVHEKPTYRAAFKSRRCLIPVLRFDEKEHWFAQPSGEPFAFAGLWERWRNDEETVESYTFLTTEPNPLIASVGHHRMPIVLTSFEDQTRWLSPDVIDREPLAGLLHPAGPDVLVEFNQKRRTLF
- a CDS encoding error-prone DNA polymerase — its product is MPELAFEKARQVHPEIHAQRAGSREDRALPFAELQCKSNFSFLEGASHPDELVERAAELGYRAMAITDRNTLAGVVRAHVAAKQASLKLLIGAEITPVDAPPVVLLCMNRNGYSQLCRLITRGRTRAEKGSCELRFRDLTEFSADLIACVPLLARPTESTVNCSVDDLIRYRELYGDRCYGLAHRHLTDRDDYLLAEQLQTAKAAGVLPAASNDVYYHVPGRRVLQDVLTATRHRCAVADLGLRMFPNAERYLKSPQQMQSHFGSHPELIRRTAAIADCCQFSLDELRYEYPEELCPPGLTVSQYLNELTWQGAAERYPDGIPDNVRQLVEHELELISELHYEAYFLTVYDLVRFARSRDILCQGRGSAANSAVCYCLGVTSVDPARIDVLFERFISKERDEAPDIDIDFEHERREEVLQYIYEKYGRERAGMTATLITYRLKSAMRDVGKALGLSLDSIDRLAKNFERYNEVNKVGRRMEEAGLSPDSGLGQLIHRLVIDILGFPRHLSQHTGGMVMTNSPLCEIVPIENASMPGRTVVEWDKDDLDALGILKVDCLALGMLTAVRKCFDLLERHYQRPLTLATVPAEDPATYEMMQRADTIGVFQIESRAQMSMLPRLKPKEFYDLVIEVSLVRPGPIQGDMVHPYLRRRDGLEAVEYPSEEVRQVLHRTLGVPIFQEQAMKLAVVAAGFTPGEADQLRRAMGAWRKSGVMDAFHQKLSQGMQARGYSEEFAERLFNQIRGFGEYGFPESHAASFALLVYVSSWLKCHYPDVFLAAMLNSQPLGFYQPATLVRDAREHGVEIRRVDVNSSDWDCTLEQKPSARHRSVRLGFRMVSGLKQSEAEKIVAARGDRPYLSIDDVANRAGVSNSVLSRLARADAFGSLKLSRREALWESLPERFTQTLLESQSNDALPKALPGMAPLAEVVHDYRHTGLTLKRHPVSFIRSRLKQMKALPAAALETYPADRKVKVAGLILLRQRPGTAKGITFMTLEDETGITNLVVHPNTWERFRVTARTATAMMVRGILQRESSVVHVVVDRMWDLSEEFSRIGKSRDFS
- a CDS encoding Y-family DNA polymerase is translated as MTRRIACLWLPRWSIQCYRQDKPEHKRTPLLFFEKLARVGEVVVQTSADLAREGIRTGMPLTDAKLRWSQPVQILEASPARDYHALRRLAIACQCFSPIVGIEETPPLDSLLFDLTGCIHLYGSEREFCRQLITFLNDRGLAGRIAIADTVGMAWGVAHYGVHRSNSFQIVDSQKSSPRLPVEALRLSDALSARLREFDLKEIDQILRLPRESLKPRFGEELPARLEQFQGHRTEVLVPEVLPEPVWTDEVLEYPITEKYLIEIVLKRVLQDLLAQLEKQQHGLLRLQVQLFNGKEPVLELTLGTIRPTLAEQELWNLIALKLETMQLRVEIDRVVLRAAETASLRFRRRTLFEDDSTIETREYETLINRLTTRLGDQAVLKAELVEDVQPERSVSFTPALEPPMAVRKNESLFSRPLRPLSLFSEPIAIRVNSVIPNGPPLRFWWDQQEHIAEITWGPERLETGWWRDDAIRRDYYRVETTTHQRFWLFRRREQRDWYLHGCFD
- a CDS encoding ImuA family protein: MSASTSRSLVLEQLRAQLHKTAGRDFGGRSEEEGALSRLLPGGRFPVCGLVEWLAEPGSLAGSLAFAASSETLRSGCPIVVIDPGNRFHPPAILRLGWTLDRLLIIRPRSTQEALWAAEQALRCPGIGAVFCLGLDVSRYQANTVYRRFLLAAETGKTLGFLVQNTAHAAGSRWADLRLRIEPLPTSGLMERRPLRIQLEGGRAQGRVQSLEGNREIRVHFDELTGRLTDDKTHRLPVAPPLVHSMLPPGQARA